A DNA window from Paraburkholderia sp. IMGN_8 contains the following coding sequences:
- a CDS encoding methyl-accepting chemotaxis protein → MWNANLKIGARLSSAFGLVVALLIGTAVVGIEHLDSSNAKMDSIVSERYSLIALSNQIKNNGYKANGILSNLLLASSEEQAKKYMDDYAVIRKTNADAYARLENLLKSDDSKALFKEQFQARTAYGSSVRKFFDLVKENRQQEARELYLGGLARQQDEYYVLVDKMVDYQAAQMQRDVVRVADEGNNAKIQMVLLSIGAILAAVATAFFITRGITRPINRAVSLAEAVAQGDLTHRLEFESKDEVGRLLDALRHMIGNLHGIVVRVRKGTETITHASREVASGNMDLSSRTEQQASALEQTAAAMEQLTSTVRQNADNALEANRVASNASVIAAKGGEAVNRVVDTMSAINDSSRKIVDIIGVIEGIAFQTNILALNAAVEAARAGEHGRGFAVVAAEVRSLAQRSAVAAKEIKALIDDSVGHVDNGSKIVEEAGQIIREVVSSISQVTAIVGEMSSSSREQSDGIEQISRAVTQMDQVTQENAALVEESAAAAQALREQAAQLTEMVAEFTLDEAVSRDLRLQSPAVRASDPRHMVDGRYCSAGESGCP, encoded by the coding sequence ATGTGGAACGCAAACCTGAAAATCGGGGCTCGCCTCAGTTCGGCGTTCGGCCTCGTCGTGGCGCTGTTGATAGGAACGGCGGTCGTCGGCATCGAGCACCTCGACTCCAGCAACGCAAAGATGGACAGCATCGTCAGTGAGCGCTACTCGCTGATCGCCTTGAGTAACCAGATCAAGAACAACGGCTACAAGGCCAATGGCATTCTGAGCAACCTGTTGCTGGCCAGCTCCGAGGAGCAGGCGAAGAAATACATGGACGATTATGCCGTCATCAGAAAAACCAATGCCGACGCGTACGCGAGGCTCGAAAATCTGCTGAAGAGCGACGACAGCAAGGCGCTCTTCAAGGAGCAGTTCCAGGCGCGCACCGCTTACGGCAGCAGTGTCCGCAAGTTCTTCGACCTCGTGAAGGAGAACCGGCAGCAGGAAGCTCGCGAGCTCTATCTCGGCGGCCTTGCGCGTCAGCAGGACGAGTATTACGTATTGGTCGACAAGATGGTCGACTACCAGGCGGCCCAGATGCAAAGGGACGTCGTGCGAGTGGCCGACGAAGGGAACAACGCCAAGATCCAGATGGTTCTGCTATCCATCGGCGCGATATTGGCTGCGGTGGCAACAGCCTTCTTCATCACGCGAGGCATCACACGGCCGATCAACCGTGCAGTGAGCCTCGCCGAAGCAGTGGCACAAGGCGACCTGACTCATCGTCTTGAGTTCGAATCGAAAGACGAGGTCGGCAGGCTGCTGGACGCACTGAGGCACATGATCGGGAACCTGCATGGCATCGTAGTCCGGGTACGCAAGGGAACCGAAACGATCACCCATGCGTCACGCGAAGTCGCAAGCGGAAACATGGATCTGTCCAGCCGTACGGAGCAGCAGGCAAGCGCCCTCGAGCAAACGGCGGCCGCCATGGAGCAACTCACGTCCACAGTCAGACAGAACGCGGACAACGCGCTCGAGGCAAACCGGGTTGCATCGAACGCGTCCGTCATTGCGGCAAAGGGCGGGGAGGCCGTCAACCGCGTGGTGGACACGATGAGCGCGATCAACGACTCGTCGCGCAAGATCGTCGACATCATCGGCGTAATCGAGGGCATTGCGTTCCAGACCAACATCCTCGCGCTGAACGCAGCTGTGGAGGCCGCGCGCGCCGGCGAACACGGCCGGGGCTTCGCCGTGGTGGCGGCGGAAGTACGCAGCCTCGCCCAGCGCAGTGCGGTGGCTGCGAAAGAAATCAAGGCGCTCATCGACGACTCGGTCGGCCACGTCGACAACGGCAGCAAGATCGTCGAGGAAGCCGGGCAGATCATTCGCGAAGTCGTGAGCAGCATCTCGCAGGTAACGGCAATCGTCGGGGAGATGAGTTCGTCCAGTCGGGAACAGAGCGACGGCATCGAGCAGATCAGCCGTGCAGTCACACAGATGGACCAGGTTACACAGGAAAATGCGGCACTGGTCGAAGAAAGCGCCGCTGCAGCGCAGGCCTTGCGCGAGCAGGCTGCCCAGCTCACCGAAATGGTCGCTGAGTTCACCCTGGACGAGGCGGTGTCTCGCGATCTGCGTCTGCAATCGCCCGCGGTACGCGCGAGCGACCCGCGTCACATGGTCGACGGCCGCTACTGCTCGGCAGGTGAAAGCGGCTGTCCCTGA
- a CDS encoding LysR family transcriptional regulator, with protein MDQLLAIRVFARVVEAGAFTRAAGSLDMPLATVSKLVRSLEQHLGVKLLQRTTRRVTVTPDGAAYYERTSRVLKELEDIDTGFASAHQRPRGRLRIDIGSVSASGVLIPALPDFIARYPDIRVDLGVSDRQVDLIGENVDCVVRGGNADALSLVARPLGRAAWVTCATPDYLKQHGRPTHPDQLKSGHRIVSYVSARTGRVMPMRFQKGSERIEIGGLEGMGVNHGNAHVAAGLAGLGVIQTFSFAAKDAIARGELLPVLSAWQPDPYPFFLVYPPDRHMSQRLRVFIEWATERFAHKFDRAT; from the coding sequence ATGGACCAGCTCCTTGCCATTCGCGTGTTCGCCCGCGTTGTCGAAGCGGGCGCATTCACGCGTGCCGCCGGCTCGCTCGATATGCCGCTCGCCACGGTGAGCAAACTCGTGCGTTCGCTGGAGCAGCATCTCGGCGTCAAGCTGCTCCAGCGAACGACGCGACGCGTCACGGTCACGCCCGACGGTGCCGCGTACTACGAGCGCACCTCGCGCGTGCTGAAGGAGCTCGAAGACATCGACACGGGTTTCGCCAGCGCACATCAGCGTCCGCGCGGACGGCTGCGCATCGACATCGGCTCGGTGAGCGCAAGCGGCGTGTTAATCCCCGCACTGCCTGACTTCATTGCGCGATATCCCGACATACGGGTCGATCTCGGCGTGAGCGACCGGCAGGTCGATCTCATCGGCGAGAATGTGGATTGCGTCGTCCGCGGCGGCAACGCTGACGCGCTCTCGCTAGTCGCACGTCCGCTTGGCCGTGCAGCGTGGGTGACATGCGCGACGCCCGATTATCTGAAACAGCACGGCAGGCCGACGCACCCCGACCAGCTGAAAAGCGGCCATCGCATCGTGAGCTACGTTTCGGCACGGACCGGACGCGTCATGCCGATGCGTTTTCAGAAGGGCAGCGAGCGAATCGAAATCGGCGGCTTGGAAGGCATGGGTGTCAACCACGGCAACGCACATGTGGCGGCCGGGCTGGCCGGCCTCGGTGTGATTCAAACCTTCTCTTTTGCCGCGAAGGACGCGATCGCGCGTGGCGAGCTTCTGCCTGTTCTGTCGGCGTGGCAACCGGATCCATACCCCTTCTTCCTCGTGTATCCACCGGACAGGCACATGAGCCAGCGGTTGCGCGTCTTCATCGAATGGGCGACGGAGCGGTTTGCACACAAATTCGATCGGGCAACGTAG
- a CDS encoding alkene reductase, which yields MAPMTRSRAKADGKPGELAAEYYAQRASVGLIVTEGTQPSDDGQGYLATPGIYSDAHVAGWKKVASAVRDRGGHLFIQLMHAGRMSHPDNTPHRRPGVAPSAIAPGVPMFTAKGMQDIPAPRALTTEEVRQTVADFRFAARRAIEAGADGVEIHGANAYLIQQFFAPNANTRPDEYGGPIENRARFAIEVATAIAEEIGADRTAIRLSPGMTMWGIDEGAEGPALYRYLMGALDKLGLAYLHVAHRGNEPLLADIRKRWTGTLILNRPGRPRDEIGADVASGLADLEAYGQMVLANPDFVVRLKTGAAMNEANPNAFFGGDGQGYIDYPALA from the coding sequence ATGGCGCCGATGACCCGCAGCCGCGCGAAGGCCGACGGTAAGCCGGGAGAGTTGGCCGCCGAGTACTACGCGCAGCGCGCGAGCGTCGGCCTGATCGTGACTGAAGGAACTCAACCCTCGGACGATGGGCAGGGTTATCTCGCCACCCCGGGCATCTATTCCGACGCGCATGTCGCCGGCTGGAAGAAGGTCGCCTCTGCCGTGCGTGACCGCGGTGGCCACCTCTTCATCCAGCTCATGCACGCTGGGCGCATGTCGCACCCGGACAACACGCCGCATCGACGCCCGGGCGTCGCGCCTTCGGCCATCGCGCCCGGTGTGCCGATGTTCACGGCCAAGGGGATGCAGGACATTCCCGCACCGCGTGCGCTAACGACCGAGGAGGTGCGCCAGACGGTGGCCGACTTCCGCTTCGCGGCACGCCGCGCAATCGAGGCCGGCGCCGATGGCGTCGAGATCCACGGTGCTAATGCCTACCTGATCCAGCAGTTCTTCGCACCAAACGCCAATACGCGCCCCGACGAATACGGCGGCCCGATCGAAAACCGCGCCCGCTTCGCCATCGAGGTGGCCACTGCGATTGCCGAGGAAATCGGAGCTGACAGGACGGCCATTCGCCTCTCCCCCGGCATGACGATGTGGGGCATCGACGAAGGCGCCGAAGGACCAGCGCTCTACCGCTATCTGATGGGTGCGCTGGATAAGCTCGGTCTGGCATACCTGCACGTTGCGCACCGGGGCAACGAACCGCTGCTGGCCGACATTCGCAAGCGCTGGACGGGCACGCTGATCCTGAACCGGCCGGGCCGCCCCCGTGACGAGATTGGAGCCGATGTTGCCTCGGGGCTCGCCGATCTGGAAGCCTATGGCCAGATGGTGCTGGCCAACCCGGATTTCGTCGTGCGCCTGAAGACCGGTGCAGCGATGAACGAGGCGAACCCCAATGCCTTCTTCGGCGGCGACGGCCAGGGCTATATCGACTATCCGGCG